DNA from Arthrobacter sp. PvP023:
TGTATCAACTAAAGCCTGTCCGCGGGTGCGGAAACAGGGCTTTCGGAAGGGTGCTGTCCGGGATTCCAGACGCGCTCCCAGTGCCCAACTGGCTGGCAGTTAACGTCGCGAAAAGCGCTTTTGGCGACGTTAACTGCGAGCTAGTTGGGCTGCGGTGCGGACTAGCCCGCGGGGCGGCCGTGGATGCGGACCGAGAGCTCGTCCGCCACCTTCCGGACGCGGGCTGCGAGGGCCGGCCACTGGTCCGCCGGGAGTTTGTCTTCGAGGAAGGTCACGGCGACGGCCGCCGTCGGCCATCCCACGTGGTCCGTCACCGCGGCGGCAATCGAGCCGAAGCCGGGCGTCACCTCACCGTGTTCGGTGGCATAGCCGCGCTGCCGGACTTGGTCCAGGTGCGAGGACAGCGCCGAATACTTCATGATGGCGCCCTCCACCTCGTGCCGGGCCGTGAAGGCGGCGGCATTCGGGTACAGCGCACGGACCTGCGACTTGGGCAGCGCCGCGAGGATGGCACGGCCGCTGGCCGTGAGGTGGCTGGGCAGCCGGACGCCGACGTCGGTCACCAGGGACGGCCGGTTCTTGGCACGCTCCTCCACGATGTACAGCACGTCGCGGCCGTGGAGCACCGCCAGATGCGCGCTTTCGCCGATGACGTCCACCAGGGAGGCGAGCATCGGCCGCCCCAGCCGGGACAGCGGTTCCTGCCTCGAGTACGCGGAGCTGAGTTCGAAGGCGCTGATGCCCAGGCCGTACCGCTGCTCCTCGTGCAGATGCATCACGAAGCCGTTGGCTTCCATCACGCCGAGCAGGTGGTACACGCTCGATCGCGGCAGGCCCAGCGCGGTGGCAATGTTCGACGCCGCCATGGGGCCGCGCTTGGAGGCCAGCAGCTTGAGGATGCGCAGGGTGTTTTCGGCCGCCGGAACTTTCGACGTCACCTTCATTGCCGGCTTTAGTGCCGCGGTCGACGCCGCTTTTGGCGCCGTCTTTGGCGTCGCTTTTGGCGCTTCCCGCACGGGCGACTCACTGTCCGCCATGTGTCCTCCATCGATCGCAGCCGGACACCCGCACGGGTGTCCGGTATCCCGTACTTAAGCGTGCTCCCCTCCGGGGCGCCCGGCGATGCCATCGAACCACACCGGTGTCCGGGATACCAGACATTCTCCCGCGGGTGGGCGGCCGGGGCTTCCGCCCCTATGCCGTGCCACCCGTTCGGTGCTTGGATGGAGGTCACGGACAGTTGCGGGAGGTCGCCATGCAGTGGATTGCCGGGCTGTTCCTTATCGCCCATGGACTGGTCCATCTCGCCATCTGGCTCCCCAAGCCGGACCCGAAAGCACCGTTCGACGTCGGACGCTCCCCTTTCGCCGGCAACGTCAGGCGCGTTGCAGTGGTGCTGGCTGTTGCCGCCACCGTTGTGCTGGCCGCGGGCGGCATAGGGCTAATCGGCGGGACGTCCTGGTGGGTCCCCGTCACTGTTTCCGGGGCAGCGATCTCGGCGGCGCTGCTTCTGCTGACCTTCAACAAGTGGTGGCTCATCGGGCTCGGAATCAACGCCGCCATCATCGTGCTGAGCACGCAGCAACAAGGCTAGGAACAAGGCGGTAAGCACGTGGCCATGACCAAACCACCGGCAGGGAAAATCGGCCTGGTGGCCGGGGCCAACCGCGGGGCAGGGTGCCGCCGAGCTGACGTCCGCGGCCTAATTAGCGGACCGAGTAGCTCTCTGAGGACAGAAAGAGCTCCCATTCCACGAACGGGTCTTCTGCATGCGGATAGTCTGCCGGTTCGAGATCGGGCAATGGGTCGTCGTCTACCGGCAAGTCACGGTCACTATCCGGCCCAGGATATGCGGGGAAGGGGTGGCCCGGACTGTTGTCGAACTCCTCGGGCGCGCCCGGCTCCGGGCTGTTAGCCAGGGCAACGGTCTCACTTGGCCAGCAGGGTGGTTCCCAGTCTGGTTGTTCGCTGGCGTAATGGCGGCCTGTGGGTGAAGTCCAGCCCGGCGGTTCATGGGTTCCGGCGCCGGAGGGTGCCCACCCGGTGGTGTGTTTGAGGCGGTGGTGTTTGCGGCACGGTTGGCCGAGGTTGCTGATCCCTGTGGTCCCGCCGAGAGCCCAGGCGAGGAGGTGGTCCGCGTCATTGTCCAGCGACTGGTTGTTACAGCCGGGGAACGGACATTTTCCGTCCCTCAGCCGGAGCCATTGCCGCAACGTTTTGGGGATACGGTAGCTGGTCCGTCCGATCTCCAACGGCGCACCATTCCGGGGGTCAGTCAGCACCCTCAGGAACGACGAAGCCCCCTCGGCGACAAGGGCTCGCCCCATGGACGGCGGGACCGGCCCGTACCCGTCCAGCATGGCAGGCTCCTCGCTTAAGCCCAGCAGCGAGAACACCGGAACGGTAATGAGTACCTGCGCTGCAGGGGAAGGCACCTCTCCAGCCACTGAGCTGCCTTCAGTTTCGCGGCCTGCAGTGAGGAGCCAAGTGGCTGCGACGTCGGCGCGGAGTTGGGTAAGGGTCCTGGCCTCGTCTGCTCCTTGGAGGGCCCGGGCGGCACTGGTGGTTCGGTCCCAGATCGCGGCGGCGGTGTCGGCGGGAAGGTACGCGGAGAGCCAGGCCATGCCGTCCCGGTCCGGGAGGTACTCGACCCGCCGGTCCCTGGCGCTCTTGGTGTGGCGTTCTTCGATGCTGACCGGGTGGTGGCGCTCCCGCCAGGTGCGGGCCTTGGCGCGGAAACGGGACGGGACGAGGTCCCCGGCCGGGCACCCGCGGGCGGGGTTTGGCGCGTCGGCGTCCAGGAAATGTGCCTCCAAACCAGCGGCTCCAGCCCGGTCGAGGTTGGCGGCTTCGTCCACCATGACTCTGGCGTGCTGCCAGGAAATACTTCCGGCCTGCAGCGCGGACAGCGTCAGCGGCAAGGCAGTGGTCAGGGCGTGGGCCTCGGCCAGGAGGGCGCCGGCGGTGCGTTCGCTGACTGTCAGGACACACGCGACCTCGGCAGTTACGGCCATGTCCTGGACTGTGTGTTCCTGCGGGGACGCTGGCGGCGGCGCGATGGCTGCGGCTGTTTCAGCGTATCCGGCGGCGAGGTGCACTTTCAGGGCAGCGATTCCGGATTCCATCCTGGCGAGCTCAGCCATTCCGTCCAGGCACGCATCCGCCCGGTCCCGAAGCGGGTCACGGCTGGCGGAGCCCACGTCGTCAGTACCGCGGCGGAACATGGCAGCCAACGCAGCGACGGAAGCCCCGATCGCCTCCGTCGTCTCCACGACCGCCTTGATTTCCATACCCAAAGCATCGCAGGAGGCACCGACATTCTTTGATGGCACAGCAACGGCCCGTAAGCGTCCGTTCGCACCCCGCACCGGGGCCGCAACTGTCCGTTCGCGCTGGAGGGGAAAAAGCGGACGTGTGCCGAACAGTCTGAAATGAAAGACACCAAACCTCCGTGAGACTCATCACGTAGGCCGCGAAAATGATCTGCTGGATGGCGATCCCCCTCCCAATGACGAGAAGGTATTCGCATGCAACAAGCCCCAACAGCAGCCAAAACAGCAGAACAAACGGCTCCCGAAAACACCACCACGGCCCCCGGCACCGCCGGAGGCACTGTCCGCGCCGCTGCGGGCACCGCCGTCGACGCTGTCCTGAACCGCGGACTCAACGTCCGCCACATCCGCTTCATGGCCCTGGGGTCGGCCATCGGCACGGGCCTGTTCTACGGCTCAGCCTCCGCCATCCAGAAAGCCGGCCCGGCGGTCCTCCTGGCCTACATGATCGGCGGCGCCGCCGTGTTCATGGTGATGCGGGCGCTGGGCGAGATGGCCGTGCGGCACCCCGTATCCGGCTCCTTCGGCCAGTATGCCAGCCGCTACCTCGGCCCGCTGGCCGGGTTCGTGACCGGCTGGACGTATGTGTTCGAGATGGCCATCGTGGCCATTGCGGACGTCACGGCCTTCAGTATCTATATGGGTTTCTGGTTCCCGGACGTGGAGAGGTGGATCTGGGTCCTGGCCATCATCTTCTTCCTGGCTGCCCTGAACCTGCTCAGCGTCAAGGTGTTCGGGGAGCTGGAGTTCTGGTTCTCGCTGATCAAAGTCGTGGCCATCATCGCCATGATCGCCGGCGGTGCGGCCATCATCATCTTCGGTTTCCAGGCAGGCGGGGCCACCGTCGCACCGGGGATCGGCAACCTGGTGGAGCACGGGGGCCTGTTCCCCAACGGCTTCGAAGGGCTCCTGGCCTCGTTCGCCGTCGTGATGTTCGCCTTTGGCGGGATCGAAACCATCGGCGTCACAGCCGGTGAAGCTGCCGACCCCAAGAAGGTCATCCCCAAGGCGGTCAACACCGTGCCCGTGCGCGTGCTGCTCTTCTACGTGCTGACCCTGGCCGTACTGATGAGCCTGTTTCCGTGGAACGAGGTGGGCACCAACGGCAGTCCGTTCGTCCAGATCTTCAGCGGCCTGGGCATTCCCGCCGCCCCGCACATCCTCAACGCCGTGGTGATTACCGCAGCCCTGTCCGCCATCAACAGCGACATTTTTGGTGCGGGCCGCATCCTCTTCGGGCTGGCCCGGCAGGGCCACGCACCGGCCAGCTTCGGCAAGGTCTCGCGCCACGGGGTGCCGTGGATGACTGTTGTGATGATGGCCGTCGTCCTGCTGGTTGGGGTGGTCCTGAACGCCGTCATGCCGGAGGACGTGTTCCTGCTGATCGCCTCAATCGCCACCTTCGCCACCGTCTGGGTATGGGTCATGATCCTGGCATCCCATGTGGCCATGAAACGGGAGATCGCCCGCAGGGGGCTGCCGGCGTCGGAATTCCCTTCTCCGTGGTGGCCGGCGGCCTCCGTCCTGACTATCGCATTCATGGCGATGGTGATCGCGATCCTGGGTGCGTTCGAAGACTCCAGGGTTGCGCTCTACGTGGGCGCGGTGTGGCTGGGCGTGCTGGTGCTGGCCTACCGGCTGTGGGTCCGCGGCCATGGCCGCGCCCGCGCCGAACTGGTGGATGAGACGGCGTCGAGCCCCGGGGAGGACGCCTCAAGGCACATGGCGGACTCCAGCAGCGAGCACTGAAGTCCGCCGTGTGCATCTACAGGGCCGGCGCTCCAACGGAGTCGTACATTGCGTAGTCGTCGGTGGTAAGGGTTCCGTCACTGAAGAGGTTCAAGCCGAAACTGACGGCAGTGGCACCTGCGGGCAACTCCGGGGTGGTGAATTCCGCCTGGGTGTAGGCGCTTGCCGCCGCAAACCACGGGCTCGACGTCCAGTAGACCCAGGAACCGGCGGCGTTGAGGTAGTAGATAGAAAACTGGGTTACCGCCGTCGAGGTGTACCACGCACGGAGTGAATACGTATGTCCCCCGATGGCCGGCGGCGAGCAACTCCCGGTGTCCATAGTGGGAAGGAGTTTGGCGTCACCGTCGACATAGCCGGAGATGACAACCTGGCCGGCGCCTGCACCGCTATGCGCGGTCGCCACTGACGCGAAGGTCGCTACGTTTGTGCCGTAACCACTGGTCTGCCAGCACTGCGCAGCAGTCCCCGTTCCTGCTGTTTCCAAGCTGGCATTCTGCACTAAGTTAGTGCCCGGAGCGGGTGGTTCTATCGCGGGAGCGCTGGCAACATCGAATAGTTCGTAGTCGTCAGTCGTCAGGGTTCCGTTGCTGAACAGATTCAACCCGAAACTGATTCCCGTGGCTCCGTCGGGAAGCGCTGGCGACGTCCACGCGGCTTTTTGATAGGTAGTGGCTGCTGCAAACCAGGGGCTTGAAGTCCAATACTGCCAAGCACCGAGGCCGGTTCGATAGTAGACCGCGAATTGTGTGGGCGCGGAAGACGTGTACCACGCCCCAAGTTTGTATGTGTGTCCAGCTGTTGCCGAGGGAGAACAGCCCCCCAAGTCCAGGGATGGGAGCCATTTGGCGTCGCCATCGACATAGCCTGCCATCACCAGCTTCTGCGCCCTGCTGCCTGTCCGGCCGGGGCTGACCGTGGTGAAGGTCGGTGTGTTGGTTCCGTAGCCGCCAGCCTGCCAGCACTGCGGCACACCGTTACTTAAGGTCTCCAGACTTGGGTTCTGGACCAAGTTGCCCCCAACAGGCTGGGCGGGAACTGCCGGTCCCGACACGGCGGGCTTCACTGTGCCGCCGACGGCCTGGTTCACCGTCTGAACCGTCGTGGTTGCCGGCCGCGACTTCAACCACACGGCAAACTGTTCGAACAAGGCCGGCGTGATGTTGAGGGGGTCGCTACTGGCGGCATCAATGTGGTGGAAAGTCAGTTGTATCCAGCCTCCGACGCTCTCAGCCTGCGTCACCGAGTCTTGCAGGTCGGCAAGGGTCCATGTGTTTTCCACCTGATCCGGGGCTGCCGTGTTGAAAGCGTTGCCCGGAGGCATCGTCTCTGCCAAGTTACACGTCGGGCAACTGAACCGGGTCTTGATGTCGCCCAGACCACGGGCACTGTTGTAGCCGCAGTTCTGGGCCACTGTTTCCATTGCGGGATTCTGCGAGGCAAACGGATAGGCGAAGCTTGTTACAGGGAAGCCCCAACTGGTCAGGTTTACACGGTCATTACAGATCTGACGCGCTGCCTCGTCCACAGGAAGCGTCACCAGGTCCGGGTGCGTCACGGAGTGCCCTCCGATTTCGTGCCCGCTTGCCGCGAGTCCCTGCAGATCTGCCACCGTCATGTAGCCAGGCCGGTCGGTAAAGCCTGATGTGATGTAGAACGTTCCTTTGAGTCCGTGCGCGTTCATGATTTGTGCAGCGTTCAACTGATCAGCATTGCCGTCGTCGAACGTGAGGGACACCACGGTGGGTTCGGCTGCCTGTGCGACGGGAGCCTCCGCGAGGCCGGCAATTGCCAGGGCTGCGACCGTTGCCAGGGCCCACGTAACGCGCGCAGCATGGCCTCGTAGCGACGCGGAACGAGGCGGGGAAGAGAGCGATTTCCGTGGTATTTCTTCGGTTCCGGGAAGGATTCTCATCAGCTGGAGCTCGATTCAGTAATGGCTTTAATTCGATTGGACGCGGCCAAGGCTGGTATCAACCGGAGACGCGCGGAATGGACTCTTTAGTCCGAGCCGAGGAAGTGCAAAATGTGTCCTTCCCTAAGGCCGTCGGGTAACTGTGGGCGTGTTCAGTTTGCAGGGAGCCAGTCGACGTGCGAATCGTAGTCATAGACCCGGCATACTCGCTGACTAGTTTCCGTCGGGCTGTTGAGCATCTGGGTGGTGACAGTCATGCTGACGTCGTAGGATGCGAGGCCGGATGTGGCAGTCGATCGCTGTGGAACGCTCAGGAAATCAAGCGATACCAGCGTGAACGGCCTCCCGACCACAGGGCCTGCCACGATACTTGAACTAGCCGCGTCACTTTCCAGGCGACTGCTGCAGCTGTCTTTGACACGCTGGACCGTAACGGCATCGGCGGGAGCTTCTGTAGCCACGGCTGTCTGTGGTGCCGACGCGGGGACTGAAGCGGGCGAGCCAGGCTCCGGTTCCGAGGCTGCAGCAGAGGCGGCGTCCGGAGAGTCGGCTGCAGGTCCCGAAGACTGGGCGGGCGGACCAGGTTCGGAAGCTGCCGCCGAAGGCCCCGCGGCCTCGACGGATTCCGCTGGCGCTCCAGACACGGTGGCTCGCGGGGATGCTTCTACGATGTTGGACGGTGAGGGTGAACTGGCAGCGGCCGGTTCACCACCTCCTGTCCTGCTCTCAACCGGCATCTGAGCGAATCCAACGGTGATGCCCCCCACGATCAGGGCAGCAACGCCCGCGCCCACGGGTAAGAGCATGTTGGACGGCAATTTTTTCACGGAGACCCCTTCTTGTTCGCACTGCCCGGACGACGGCCGAACACCCTTCGGATACCGACTATGCACTTCGCCGCAAAAGCCCCGAACCCGACTTTTTTGATCATAGGGTTTTCGAAAAAGACCCGCGTGCGTATGGCCTACCTGTCTTTGAGGCGCTGTCACTCGGTTCGGCCCCCGATTCTCCACTTGTCCGGTCCCCTCGGAGGGAGGCAGGTAATCCCCCAAAAGATTCCGAGTGTTGGACGGTACAGAAGGGGTAGGAGTTACGCATGCGACGCGTGGGGTTTGGCCTTTAGGTTAGACAACAGGCGCAGGCCGGACAATCGAACCCTTTGCTGCAGCTTCCGGACCGCCTGCACGTCCTGCTGGTCCAGGCATTGCAAAGGAGTGGTTTTGATGAAGGATCTTCCAGCTTCCCGGCCTGCCCTCCCCCGCGACAAGCGCCGTTTGATCTCTTGGCTCAGCGACGCTGCGGAGAAAGTGCGTACGGCCACTGTGCCTTTCAAGATCGGCGACGTTGTACTCGGGGACGACCCGTTCAACGGCCGCAGGCTGGGCGTGGTGGCAGTGATCCGCGGCTCGTCGCTCGGCCTGCGGACGGCGGCCGACGCCCACCCCGACCTGGTGCCCGAGGTGATCTACTACGACTACCGCCAGGTGAGGACGCCGGAGTAACGCCCGGCGGCGCGAGCTAGAATCAGTCATGGTTCCGCTGAGCAATCTGCTGACTTTTGCCATGGCAGCCGCCGTCCTGATCGCCGTTCCCGGACCGAGCGTGCTGTTTGTGATCGGACGCAGCCTGGCCCTGGGACGCAAGGGCGGGCTGCTGAGTGTCCTGGGAAACGCGCTGGGGATGGTTCCGCAAATCGCCGCGGTGGCGCTCGGTGTTGGAGTTGTGCTGGCACAGTCAGTGCTGCTCTTCACCACCGTCAAGTTCGCCGGCGCAGCCTACCTGGTGTTCCTCGGCATCCAGGCCATCCGGCACCGTGGAACAAGTACGACGGCGGCCGGTCCTTCGCGCTCCGCCTCCACTTTCCGTGTGCTCCTGCAAGGATTCATTGTGGGCGCCACCAACCCGAAGTCGCTGGTGTTCTTCGTTGCGGTGCTGCCCCAGTTCGTGGAGTATTCCGCCGGCGGCATTCCTCTGCAGCTGGCCAGCCTCGGCGCGGTGTTCCTGCTGATCGCCCTTGTCTCGGACAGCGTCTGGGCCCTAGCGGCAGGCACGGCCCGCCAGTGGTTCGCGCGCTCCCCCAAGCGCATCTCCACCCTCGGCGCCGCAGGCGGAGCAATGATGATCGCCCTGGGAGGCACCCTCGCCTTGACAGGCACAAAGCACTAGTTAGGGCCGCCCGCAGTTGGAAGCGGGCGGCATCGGGCATGTGGAAGCGTGCGTCTAAGCGAGGAACGAGCGAGCACGCGGAACATGTCCGGGCCGCCCGCAACTGCGGGCGGCAGCAAACTACCGCGCCGACCAGCCGCCGTCCATGGTGTAGCTGGCGCCGGTAACCATGCCGGCGTCATTCGAGGCGAGCCAGGCGACCAGCGAGGCGACTTCCTCCGGCTCAACCAGGCGCTTGATGGCGGACTCGGTGAGCATGATCTTCGCCAGCACCTCGGATTCGGGGATGCCGTGGACCTTGGCCTGGTCAGCGATCTGCGACTCCACCAGGGGCGTGCGCACGTAGCCGGGGTTGATGCAGTTGGACGTGACCCCGTGAGCCCCGCCCTCCAGCGCCGTCACCTTGCTCAGCCCTTCCAGGCCGTGCTTGGCGGACACGTAGGCGCTCTTGAACGGGGAGGCCCGGATCCCGTGCACCGACGAGAGGTTGATGATCCGGCCGAAGTTGTTCGCATACATGTGTGGCAGCGCCGCCCGGATCAGCAGGAAGGGCGCCTCCAGCATGAGGGTGATAAGCCGGCGGAAATCGGCCGGCTCGAAGTCCTCAATAGGGCTGATGCGCTGGATTCCGGCGTTGTTGACCAGGATGTCGCAGTCCAGGCTGGCGGTTGCCAGGGCATCCACATCCAGCAGGTCCACCGCCCAGACGGTACCGCCCACTTCATCGGCAAGCGATGCTGCGGCGGCCTCGTCGACGTCCGCGATCACCACTTTGGCGCCCCGTGCGGCGAGGGCCCGCACACTGGCTGCGCCGATCCCGCCGGCTCCTCCGGTGACCAGAGCCTTGCGGCCGTTCAGCGTGTTTTCCATAACCAGCCTTCCTGTTCAAATGATTCTGTTCAAATGATTCAACGGGCCGGCCGGCTCCAGCAGGGCTGGAGCCGGCCACAATCCAGTAGCTCAGCGTGTGGCTGCTACCGCCAGGCCTTCGCGCTCGGCGTCGGCCCGGTCAACTTCCTCGAGGGCAATGCCTTTGGTTTCCTTGAGGCTCAACACTGCCACTGTGGTGACGGCACACGCCACCACCAGGTAAATGGCCGTGGGGACCCATGATCCGGTGTCCTTGAGCCACTGCGTCGCCAGGAGGGGCGCCAGCGAACCGGCGAAGATCGAGGTGACCTGCGAGCCCAGCGACACACCTGCGTAGCGCATCCTAGTGGGGAAGAGCTCCGCCATGAGGGCCGGCT
Protein-coding regions in this window:
- a CDS encoding IclR family transcriptional regulator → MKVTSKVPAAENTLRILKLLASKRGPMAASNIATALGLPRSSVYHLLGVMEANGFVMHLHEEQRYGLGISAFELSSAYSRQEPLSRLGRPMLASLVDVIGESAHLAVLHGRDVLYIVEERAKNRPSLVTDVGVRLPSHLTASGRAILAALPKSQVRALYPNAAAFTARHEVEGAIMKYSALSSHLDQVRQRGYATEHGEVTPGFGSIAAAVTDHVGWPTAAVAVTFLEDKLPADQWPALAARVRKVADELSVRIHGRPAG
- a CDS encoding HNH endonuclease signature motif containing protein, with translation MEIKAVVETTEAIGASVAALAAMFRRGTDDVGSASRDPLRDRADACLDGMAELARMESGIAALKVHLAAGYAETAAAIAPPPASPQEHTVQDMAVTAEVACVLTVSERTAGALLAEAHALTTALPLTLSALQAGSISWQHARVMVDEAANLDRAGAAGLEAHFLDADAPNPARGCPAGDLVPSRFRAKARTWRERHHPVSIEERHTKSARDRRVEYLPDRDGMAWLSAYLPADTAAAIWDRTTSAARALQGADEARTLTQLRADVAATWLLTAGRETEGSSVAGEVPSPAAQVLITVPVFSLLGLSEEPAMLDGYGPVPPSMGRALVAEGASSFLRVLTDPRNGAPLEIGRTSYRIPKTLRQWLRLRDGKCPFPGCNNQSLDNDADHLLAWALGGTTGISNLGQPCRKHHRLKHTTGWAPSGAGTHEPPGWTSPTGRHYASEQPDWEPPCWPSETVALANSPEPGAPEEFDNSPGHPFPAYPGPDSDRDLPVDDDPLPDLEPADYPHAEDPFVEWELFLSSESYSVR
- a CDS encoding amino acid permease, yielding MQQAPTAAKTAEQTAPENTTTAPGTAGGTVRAAAGTAVDAVLNRGLNVRHIRFMALGSAIGTGLFYGSASAIQKAGPAVLLAYMIGGAAVFMVMRALGEMAVRHPVSGSFGQYASRYLGPLAGFVTGWTYVFEMAIVAIADVTAFSIYMGFWFPDVERWIWVLAIIFFLAALNLLSVKVFGELEFWFSLIKVVAIIAMIAGGAAIIIFGFQAGGATVAPGIGNLVEHGGLFPNGFEGLLASFAVVMFAFGGIETIGVTAGEAADPKKVIPKAVNTVPVRVLLFYVLTLAVLMSLFPWNEVGTNGSPFVQIFSGLGIPAAPHILNAVVITAALSAINSDIFGAGRILFGLARQGHAPASFGKVSRHGVPWMTVVMMAVVLLVGVVLNAVMPEDVFLLIASIATFATVWVWVMILASHVAMKREIARRGLPASEFPSPWWPAASVLTIAFMAMVIAILGAFEDSRVALYVGAVWLGVLVLAYRLWVRGHGRARAELVDETASSPGEDASRHMADSSSEH
- a CDS encoding polysaccharide deacetylase family protein, which codes for MRILPGTEEIPRKSLSSPPRSASLRGHAARVTWALATVAALAIAGLAEAPVAQAAEPTVVSLTFDDGNADQLNAAQIMNAHGLKGTFYITSGFTDRPGYMTVADLQGLAASGHEIGGHSVTHPDLVTLPVDEAARQICNDRVNLTSWGFPVTSFAYPFASQNPAMETVAQNCGYNSARGLGDIKTRFSCPTCNLAETMPPGNAFNTAAPDQVENTWTLADLQDSVTQAESVGGWIQLTFHHIDAASSDPLNITPALFEQFAVWLKSRPATTTVQTVNQAVGGTVKPAVSGPAVPAQPVGGNLVQNPSLETLSNGVPQCWQAGGYGTNTPTFTTVSPGRTGSRAQKLVMAGYVDGDAKWLPSLDLGGCSPSATAGHTYKLGAWYTSSAPTQFAVYYRTGLGAWQYWTSSPWFAAATTYQKAAWTSPALPDGATGISFGLNLFSNGTLTTDDYELFDVASAPAIEPPAPGTNLVQNASLETAGTGTAAQCWQTSGYGTNVATFASVATAHSGAGAGQVVISGYVDGDAKLLPTMDTGSCSPPAIGGHTYSLRAWYTSTAVTQFSIYYLNAAGSWVYWTSSPWFAAASAYTQAEFTTPELPAGATAVSFGLNLFSDGTLTTDDYAMYDSVGAPAL
- a CDS encoding LysE family translocator; this encodes MVPLSNLLTFAMAAAVLIAVPGPSVLFVIGRSLALGRKGGLLSVLGNALGMVPQIAAVALGVGVVLAQSVLLFTTVKFAGAAYLVFLGIQAIRHRGTSTTAAGPSRSASTFRVLLQGFIVGATNPKSLVFFVAVLPQFVEYSAGGIPLQLASLGAVFLLIALVSDSVWALAAGTARQWFARSPKRISTLGAAGGAMMIALGGTLALTGTKH
- a CDS encoding 3-hydroxybutyrate dehydrogenase yields the protein MENTLNGRKALVTGGAGGIGAASVRALAARGAKVVIADVDEAAAASLADEVGGTVWAVDLLDVDALATASLDCDILVNNAGIQRISPIEDFEPADFRRLITLMLEAPFLLIRAALPHMYANNFGRIINLSSVHGIRASPFKSAYVSAKHGLEGLSKVTALEGGAHGVTSNCINPGYVRTPLVESQIADQAKVHGIPESEVLAKIMLTESAIKRLVEPEEVASLVAWLASNDAGMVTGASYTMDGGWSAR